One window of the Sciurus carolinensis chromosome 8, mSciCar1.2, whole genome shotgun sequence genome contains the following:
- the Pom121l12 gene encoding POM121-like protein 12, with protein MGSTLSSLQPAPPTRVQGRLNPQLQLTPAPALERVQHGHNDTWVQSGPVPKMPPAWNFTKPGKEGTESWGGFSTRSSPETMMGPDLSSAWENYMKRRLWSARNPRRTWSPVTIKIAPPQRRESPLASQGQGAPSAGRPDPCSRETVLRALSECKKGNRRFDGPLWFEIPEIKSRRQNPEPRPSAFKPRIKNGVVPAFVPRPGPLNPSLCSWSLSLCNVQTDCTSYVEPSLSAAQSVQGAATGLGTESQPESWENIQPSCGLHRPPEHQKGACRVPIISEGTQPAGPFGF; from the coding sequence ATGGGCAGCACCCTGAGTTCGCTGCAGCCCGCGCCGCCAACCCGGGTTCAGGGGCGCCTGAACCCTCAGCTCCAGCTGACTCCAGCTCCTGCTCTGGAACGTGTTCAGCATGGCCACAATGATACCTGGGTCCAGAGTGGGCCAGTTCCAAAGATGCCACCGGCCTGGAACTTCACCAAGCCAGGGAAGGAGGGAACCGAGTCGTGGGGGGGCTTCTCCACCAGGTCATCCCCAGAGACCATGATGGGACCGGATCTTTCCAGCGCTTGGGAGAATTACATGAAGCGACGGCTCTGGAGTGCCCGGAACCCAAGACGGACCTGGAGCCCGGTGACCATCAAGATCGCCCCTCCTCAGCGCAGGGAGAGCCCATTGGCATCCCAGGGGCAGGGAGCCCCCTCTGCTGGACGCCCAGACCCTTGCTCCAGGGAGACCGTGCTGAGAGCACTCAGCGAGTGCAAGAAAGGGAACAGGAGGTTTGATGGACCACTGTGGTTTGAAATCCCAGAGATCAAGAGCAGGAggcagaacccagagcccaggccATCTGCCTTCAAGCCCCGGATAAAAAACGGAGTAGTGCCTGCCTTTGTACCAAGGCCTGGGCCTCTGAACCCAAGTCTCTGCTCCTGGAGCCTCAGCCTCTGCAATGTGCAGACTGACTGCACATCCTATGTGGAGCCTTCCTTGTCTGCTGCCCAGTCTGTCCAAGGAGCTGCAACCGGGCTGGGCACTGAGTCTCAGCCGGAGAGCTGGGAGAATATTCAGCCTTCCTGTGGCCTTCACAGGCCTCCTGAGCACCAGAAAGGTGCCTGTAGGGTCCCAATTATCTCTGAGGGCACCCAGCCTGCTGGTCCCTTTGGTTTCTGA